Proteins found in one Dehalococcoidales bacterium genomic segment:
- the guaA gene encoding glutamine-hydrolyzing GMP synthase, whose product MTEETQNPDKEEAYRVSTSGDIEVSTYLEISREIKGEQPLASDSIAPTKQETIIIIDFGSQYTLLIARRIRELDVYCELISHDTPWEKISHLNPKGFILSGGPSSVYAPDAPLAPSYVYSAKLPILGICYGQQVLAYQLGGKVETGDHKEYGHSLLNLNNSDSPLFADIPDSSPVWMSHGDRVVEMPPGFTAMAYTENSPVAVMGSKDNVFGMQFHPEVSHTPYGKTLLKNFVYNICGCHGNWTTGNFINESINHIRREVGKGKVIAALSGGVDSSVVATLIHRAIGDQLTCIFVNNGLLRRQEGERTLKVFRQNLGMRINYVDATDRFLNRLKGITDPETKRKTIGAEFISTFEEEASKIGKVDFLAQGTLYPDVIESVSSVSKASAKIKTHHNVGGLPSNMTFKLLEPLRFLFKDEVRKVGLELGLPEEMVWRQPFPGPGLAIRIIGEVTREKLDILRNADWIVMNEIKKAKLYGELWQSFAILTDVKSVGVMGDFRTYGYLVALRAVTSIDAMTADWARLPYDLLANISNRIVNEVDGVNRVVYDITSKPPGTIEWE is encoded by the coding sequence ATGACCGAAGAGACCCAAAACCCCGATAAAGAGGAAGCATACCGGGTATCTACAAGTGGAGATATCGAAGTCTCCACTTATCTGGAAATTTCCAGGGAAATTAAAGGGGAACAACCCCTGGCTTCCGATTCAATTGCCCCAACAAAACAGGAAACTATTATAATAATAGATTTTGGCTCTCAGTATACGCTGCTGATTGCCAGGCGCATACGCGAACTTGATGTCTACTGCGAGCTTATCAGCCATGATACACCCTGGGAAAAGATTTCTCACCTCAACCCCAAGGGGTTCATTTTATCTGGAGGACCGAGTTCAGTATATGCTCCGGATGCCCCGCTTGCCCCTTCCTACGTGTATTCAGCTAAACTCCCGATCTTAGGAATATGTTATGGACAGCAGGTTCTTGCCTATCAGCTGGGTGGTAAAGTCGAGACTGGAGATCACAAAGAGTATGGGCATTCCCTGCTCAATTTGAATAATAGTGACTCTCCCTTATTTGCCGATATACCAGACTCCTCTCCGGTTTGGATGAGCCACGGGGACAGGGTCGTGGAAATGCCTCCGGGTTTTACAGCTATGGCTTATACTGAAAACTCGCCGGTAGCAGTAATGGGTAGTAAAGATAACGTGTTTGGGATGCAATTCCACCCGGAAGTATCACATACACCCTATGGTAAAACTCTTCTGAAAAACTTCGTTTATAACATATGCGGTTGCCACGGTAATTGGACTACCGGGAATTTTATTAATGAAAGTATCAATCATATTCGCCGTGAAGTTGGCAAGGGAAAGGTTATTGCTGCGCTTTCTGGCGGAGTTGATTCATCTGTAGTGGCTACTCTCATCCATCGCGCTATTGGAGATCAGCTGACTTGTATTTTTGTTAACAACGGGCTGCTTCGCCGTCAGGAGGGAGAGCGCACTCTTAAAGTTTTCCGGCAAAATCTTGGCATGCGCATAAATTATGTAGACGCTACCGATCGGTTTTTGAATCGTCTGAAAGGAATAACCGATCCGGAAACCAAAAGGAAAACCATTGGCGCTGAGTTTATCAGCACTTTCGAAGAGGAAGCATCTAAAATTGGAAAGGTTGATTTCCTTGCCCAGGGGACTTTATATCCGGATGTTATTGAAAGTGTTTCTTCGGTCAGTAAGGCCTCAGCAAAAATTAAAACTCATCACAACGTAGGCGGCTTGCCATCAAACATGACGTTCAAGCTTCTTGAACCATTGAGATTCCTTTTCAAGGACGAAGTCCGGAAGGTCGGTCTTGAGCTCGGGCTCCCAGAGGAGATGGTTTGGCGACAGCCTTTCCCCGGCCCCGGTCTTGCCATACGAATCATTGGAGAAGTTACCCGTGAAAAGCTTGATATCCTCCGCAATGCAGATTGGATCGTAATGAACGAAATTAAAAAAGCAAAACTATATGGGGAACTTTGGCAAAGTTTTGCAATTTTGACCGACGTGAAAAGTGTCGGAGTTATGGGTGATTTCCGTACCTACGGGTACCTTGTAGCGCTGCGCGCTGTTACCAGCATCGATGCGATGACGGCAGACTGGGCAAGACTCCCCTACGATCTTCTTGCCAACATTTCTAATCGCATTGTGAATGAAGTTGATGGAGTTAACCGGGTTGTTTACGATATTACCTCCAAACCCCCAGGAACCATTGAGTGGGAATAA
- the rpiB gene encoding ribose 5-phosphate isomerase B: MIAVGSDHRGYRVRQIIMKLLKEEGYQYKDFGAPDEQPIDYPDVARVVGEEIARGAADRGILVCGTGIGVCIAANKVKGIRAAMCYDTFCAMRSRQHNDANVLCLPGDVADIPIEEIVKTFLQTGFEGGRHQRRVDKITQLENR; this comes from the coding sequence ATGATAGCCGTTGGAAGTGATCATCGAGGATATCGTGTACGGCAAATAATCATGAAACTTCTCAAGGAAGAAGGCTACCAATATAAAGACTTTGGTGCTCCAGATGAACAGCCGATAGATTACCCGGATGTAGCCCGTGTGGTGGGTGAGGAGATAGCCAGAGGGGCAGCGGATAGGGGAATATTAGTTTGCGGCACCGGGATTGGTGTATGCATTGCTGCTAATAAGGTCAAGGGGATACGGGCAGCCATGTGCTATGACACTTTTTGTGCCATGCGCTCGCGTCAACATAATGATGCCAATGTTTTATGCTTGCCCGGAGATGTAGCTGACATTCCAATTGAGGAAATTGTAAAAACCTTTCTCCAGACAGGGTTCGAGGGTGGGCGCCACCAGAGAAGGGTTGATAAGATAACCCAGCTAGAAAACAGATAA
- a CDS encoding L-threonylcarbamoyladenylate synthase, whose amino-acid sequence MGTKIDLAEQITAAVETLVSGGVVAFPTDTVYGLGAVYNNCDAIRRIYSIKGRSRTKALPLIIADYHQLEEITSSISNCARLLMQAFWPGALTLVLPRSGNVADDITGGLNTVAVRMPNHPVPLALAGRVGCAICATSANISGRKSSASVDEVKNQLGALVDYIIYCQAAGCGTPSTLVDATGEIPKILREGGIAFEQINRICKTV is encoded by the coding sequence ATGGGTACCAAAATTGATTTGGCAGAACAGATTACGGCTGCCGTAGAAACACTGGTTTCTGGAGGAGTCGTCGCTTTTCCAACGGATACTGTTTATGGTTTGGGGGCAGTTTACAACAATTGTGATGCGATACGCAGGATTTATTCTATAAAAGGCCGATCGAGAACCAAGGCGTTGCCTTTAATAATCGCTGATTATCACCAATTAGAGGAAATCACAAGCTCGATAAGTAATTGTGCCAGACTTCTAATGCAAGCCTTCTGGCCAGGTGCGCTTACCTTGGTATTGCCAAGGTCGGGTAACGTCGCAGATGATATTACTGGCGGGCTGAATACCGTAGCCGTCAGGATGCCCAATCATCCTGTTCCCCTGGCACTGGCTGGTAGAGTTGGGTGTGCCATTTGCGCTACCAGCGCCAATATAAGCGGAAGAAAAAGCTCTGCTTCTGTTGATGAGGTTAAAAACCAGCTGGGCGCACTGGTAGATTACATAATATACTGCCAAGCAGCTGGTTGCGGTACACCGTCAACCCTGGTTGATGCCACCGGAGAGATACCGAAAATTCTTCGCGAAGGGGGCATTGCCTTCGAACAGATAAATCGAATATGCAAGACAGTTTAG